The genomic interval GGAACATCCTGCTGGCCCTGGTCTGGGCCGCCATGATCGGCGCCATGACCCCCGTCCACATCCTCACGGGCTTCGTCCTGGCCTACATCGCCCTGCTGCTCGCGCGGCCCATCACGGGCCCCTCCGTGTACTTCTCCAAAACACGCCAGGCCGCCGGGTTCCTCCTCTGGTTCGCCTGGCAGATGCTCGTCTCGAACGCACGCGTCGCCTACGATGTCGTCACCCCCGGACACAACGCGCGCCCCGGCGTCGTCGCCATCCCCATGGAGGCCGAGACCCCCCTCGAAATCACCCTGCTGGCAAACCTCGTCACCCTCACGCCCGGCACGCTCAGCCTGGACGTGTCGGACGACCAGAAAACCCTCTACATCCACGCCATGTTCATGGACGGCGGCGCGGAAGACCTGCGCCGCGAAATCAAGGACGGGCTCGAAAAACGCCTGCTGGAACTGCTCCGATGAGCCTCGTGTTGAACATAGTGATCGCCATGCTCGGCACGGCCCTGATCCTGGCCGTGGGCCGGCTGCTGCGCGGCCCGACCCTGCCCGACCGCGTCGTCGCCCTCGACCTCATCTCCTCCCTTGTCGTGGGGATCATCGTGGCCTACGCCGTGGCCACGGACCAGGCCGTGTACCTGCGCGACGCCATCGTCCTCGCCGTCATCTCCTTCCTGGGCACCGTCGCGTTCGCCTACTACGTCGCAAAGGGGGGCAGGCCATGAGGGACCTCATCACCGCCGGACTCATGCTTTTCGGGGCCTCGTTCATGCTTCTGGCCACCGTCGGCATCGTCCGCCTCCCCGACCTCTTCATCCGCATGCACGCCGCCACCAAGAGCGGCACCCTCGGCGTCACCGGCATGATCCTCGCCCTCGCCGTCCACTTCAACGACCTCGGAATCGCCATCCGCTCCCTCCTCGTCATCCTCTTCATCTTCCTCACCGCCCCCGTCGCCGCCCACCTCATCGCCCGCGCCGCCTACCTCGTCGGCGTGCCCCTCTGGGAAAAAACCGTCACCGACGAGCTGCGCAGCCGCTACGGCGAAAAAAGCCGGGAAGAAAAACAAACCCCCGCAAAATAAATTCAAGAACGGCGGGTCACCGGTGTGCGTTGCCAATCAAACAGGTATAGTGGGACTATGTGAGATTTGGCGGGATAAGTTGAGATGTGGCGGGGGGTTATGGAAGCTGTGGGAGCGGTTCTTTGATTGGCAAGGGTGCGTTTCGGCGGAAGTGTTTGCGGGGCAGGGAGATGCGCGGAAAATGGGGCCGAACGGGGTTCCGATTCGGGGCTGTGGAGCAAGGGGCATGGGACGTTTGAACGGGGATTAAACGCGGTTAAACGTCTTTTCCATGGGCGTTTAACCTGCTGTTTCACAGGCACTTAAAAAAGCGCAGTGCGAATAATGCCGAGAAAAGCACGTTTTGGAGAAAAGCACGTAAACGCAAGGAAGAAAAGCACCGTGCTTTTCTAAAGATAAGTGTCTGTATTTATTCAACTTGCGTCATAAATCCTAACATTTTTGACGGGCAACGTCCGATTCATATTGTTAAGCGAGGAAACGGCCTTCAATCTTTGGGGTTGACGATTCTTGTTTGTCAACAATTAACCGACATTATTCATATTATTCACATAGTCTATCATGGCGTTTAGGATGCGGTCCCGGGCTTTTTCGGAGAGGGTTCCCTCGGCGCTGACGGGGAGGTAGGGGCGTGCGGGGATGGTGGTTTTTTTTCCGCGTCCGGCCTGTCCCCCGAAGAAGTGTATGCGGCTGTAGCGCAGATTTGAACCGGCCTGCGCCCAGTCGGGGCCGTAGGCGGGCTGCACGGAATTGCGGAGTCCGGATGACCTGCGAAGGATATACCCAGGCCACGTTCCTTTTTTTTCGCGCTGGGCTTTTGTGGAGTCCGCAAGGTCCTGCCATGCCGTCCCGTCCGGTCCTGACTGGCTTTTGAACTGGTGCGCCGACTCCTTTACCATGAGTGCCGAGACGTCATCCATGAGCGGTTCCATGTTCTGGAGTCCCGCCAGCATCCGGTTCATGAGCTCATAGAGTTCGCGGTCGTCCACCTCGATTTTCACGGGTTCATCGGACATGGGTTTTCCTTTTCGCACTGTGCGATTGCGCGGGGGTTGTGGACGGGGTGGACACGGGCGAACACAGACGAACACGGACTTGCACGGACCCGCCTTCGCGGGGCGCTTCGGAGGGCAGGCGGGAGGCCCGCGGAACTTTGCATGACTGTTCCCTCCTTTTAACGGTGTTCAGGGGTTCTTTTTTGGGCGGTTGAAGTTGGCCGTCTGGCAGGGGGGGGAAACGCGCATGCGCGGACTGACACGGACAGGCACGGACTGACACGGACCCGCATTCGCTGGGCGCTTCGGAGAGCGGCTGCGGTTGCGTTGGGGGGCGCGCCATCGGAAGGTCCAGCCCAGGCAGACGCCTTTTTCAAGGAGCAGTTTGAGCAGGCTCACAGCGCGGCGCCCCCGAGGGTGCGGGCGAGGTCCGCGAGGCCTGCCAGGCCGTCGAGGCCGAGCCACCCGAAGATGCGGAAGATGCCTGTGAAGAAAGTGAGCAGGGTTGAGACGAGGGAGAAGAGGAAGGTCATGGGGTGTCTCCTTTTTCAGAGCAGCACGTCAACAGTGCGCGCGGCGGATTCGGTTTTCAGCGCCAGGCCGGTGCCCGCGCCGGATTCGGGGGCCTTCACCGCGCCGCCCGCGCCCGCGCAGACCACGCCGGACAGGCCGTCCACCGCGGGGGCGGCGCCGGTGTAGGCAAACTGGCAG from Candidatus Hydrogenedentota bacterium carries:
- a CDS encoding monovalent cation/H(+) antiporter subunit G produces the protein MRDLITAGLMLFGASFMLLATVGIVRLPDLFIRMHAATKSGTLGVTGMILALAVHFNDLGIAIRSLLVILFIFLTAPVAAHLIARAAYLVGVPLWEKTVTDELRSRYGEKSREEKQTPAK
- a CDS encoding phage virion morphogenesis protein, producing the protein MSDEPVKIEVDDRELYELMNRMLAGLQNMEPLMDDVSALMVKESAHQFKSQSGPDGTAWQDLADSTKAQREKKGTWPGYILRRSSGLRNSVQPAYGPDWAQAGSNLRYSRIHFFGGQAGRGKKTTIPARPYLPVSAEGTLSEKARDRILNAMIDYVNNMNNVG
- a CDS encoding Na+/H+ antiporter subunit E, coding for MRMFLWNILLALVWAAMIGAMTPVHILTGFVLAYIALLLARPITGPSVYFSKTRQAAGFLLWFAWQMLVSNARVAYDVVTPGHNARPGVVAIPMEAETPLEITLLANLVTLTPGTLSLDVSDDQKTLYIHAMFMDGGAEDLRREIKDGLEKRLLELLR
- a CDS encoding cation:proton antiporter, with the translated sequence MSLVLNIVIAMLGTALILAVGRLLRGPTLPDRVVALDLISSLVVGIIVAYAVATDQAVYLRDAIVLAVISFLGTVAFAYYVAKGGRP